The sequence GGTATACCACAGTTGATTCTATCCTGGAGCACTCTAAATGATACCATGCAAAATTTCGCCGGTGGACAATTTGGAAATTTTATAATTTTGATTCTAGGTTTATACTGGCTTGTTCGATCTAATCTACGAGAGCCTCCAAATATTCTCTTGGCACTTTTTCTTGCTATTGGAATTCTTCCTCTACTTTTTGGTAATGATTTAATTCAATCTAGAGTATTCTACGACATTCCTTTTCAAATACCTGCAGCAATAGCATTATTTTATTTGAGCCGGAGAATAAATCTGCTCATGGCATTACCTATTTGTATTTGGGTTGTTGCAATCTCGTTAAGAATGGTCACAAATTTTTATTTTGTATCTCCTTCGTAATATGATCCGAACTATGGTTCTTCAAGAAAGAGACGCAACCTTTTCAATCAGGAAAGGAGGTACCATATGCATGAAATTTTACGGATTCATCGTATTGCTATCTATAATGGTAATATTTTCCACCTTAAATCAAAGTGATGCGCAAGTATTTTCAAATAAATCCTATTCACACGCACCATTTCGTGAATCACTTTATGATTTTCTTGCTATGAAAGATAAAGTATCTGCAACTCTGTCAAATGGCACCTCACCTGTTGAATCCCCAGTTCTGTCAAACAACACCCTACCTCCTGATTCTCTAGATATGAAAGATAAAGTATCTGCAACCCTGTCAAATGGCACCTCACCTGTTAATTCTCCTACCATTAAATCAGCACCAGTAAACAATGCAACCACGCCAGCTCCAATATCTCAGCAATTATACAAGCAAGGAAATGCTCTTTTTGACCAAGGTAAATACCAAGACGCAATATCATACTATAACAAGACACTAGGCATAGACCCTGCTAACATAAACGCGCTCTACAACACTGCTCTTGCACTTGATAGACTGAACAATACCAATGATGCAATCTCATATTATGACAAGGTTCTTGCTATTACTCCAAATGACACAGATTCATTAAACAACAAAGGTGTTGATCTTGCAAATTTGGGAAAATACGACGAAGCAATCTCATCTTATGACAAGGTTCTTGCTATTAATCCAAGTGACACAGATGCATTATATAACATTGGCATAGCATATGACAATCTAGGCAAGCATGATAAAGCAATCTTATATTATGATAATGTTCTTGCCATTGATCCTACAAACGTTGATGCATTAAACAAAATGAATCTTACATACAACAATGCAAATAAAACAACATTAAGTGTAGTGCAAAAATTAGATAAAACATCACTTTACATTGTTGTCGGTCTTGGAATTGTACTTGCTGTTACTATAATTATAATTAATCTGATAGCAAAAAGATCCAAGTCAGAACAAAAAGTTTCAGAAACCAGTCCTACAATAAAAGAAGAAGAGGAAAGCACAAGAACAAAAATTCAAGATGAAGATAAAAGTGCAGACATTAAAATTCAAAAGGATGATGACAATGATTGGAGTGGGATTTGATTTGTTGACCGATAAAAAATAGCAATCCTGCAAGGTTTGTAGAAATTAAAAT is a genomic window of Nitrosopumilaceae archaeon containing:
- a CDS encoding tetratricopeptide repeat protein, with product MKFYGFIVLLSIMVIFSTLNQSDAQVFSNKSYSHAPFRESLYDFLAMKDKVSATLSNGTSPVESPVLSNNTLPPDSLDMKDKVSATLSNGTSPVNSPTIKSAPVNNATTPAPISQQLYKQGNALFDQGKYQDAISYYNKTLGIDPANINALYNTALALDRLNNTNDAISYYDKVLAITPNDTDSLNNKGVDLANLGKYDEAISSYDKVLAINPSDTDALYNIGIAYDNLGKHDKAILYYDNVLAIDPTNVDALNKMNLTYNNANKTTLSVVQKLDKTSLYIVVGLGIVLAVTIIIINLIAKRSKSEQKVSETSPTIKEEEESTRTKIQDEDKSADIKIQKDDDNDWSGI